One part of the Anaerotruncus rubiinfantis genome encodes these proteins:
- the dut gene encoding dUTP diphosphatase, protein MMLKMKRLRPSAQIPKNATPGSAGYDLCADLDAPVEIPAGRTVKIPTGLAMAVEPGYAGFVFARSGLGIKHGIVPANCVGVIDSDYRGEVIVGLHNQSQEAFTVNPGDRVAQLVLLPVFTPGIEVCEELDETGRGAGGFGSTGR, encoded by the coding sequence ATTATGCTGAAAATGAAACGCCTGCGTCCGTCGGCGCAGATCCCGAAGAATGCCACACCCGGAAGCGCCGGGTACGACCTCTGCGCCGATCTTGACGCGCCGGTGGAGATCCCCGCGGGCAGGACGGTCAAAATCCCGACCGGTCTTGCGATGGCGGTGGAACCTGGCTATGCGGGTTTTGTGTTTGCACGCAGCGGGCTGGGGATCAAGCATGGGATTGTGCCGGCCAACTGTGTCGGCGTGATCGACAGCGACTACCGCGGAGAGGTGATCGTGGGGCTGCACAACCAGTCACAGGAGGCCTTCACGGTGAACCCGGGAGACCGGGTCGCCCAGCTGGTGCTCCTGCCGGTTTTTACTCCCGGGATCGAGGTCTGTGAAGAATTGGACGAGACCGGCCGCGGAGCGGGCGGTTTTGGTTCGACCGGGCGATAA
- the mreC gene encoding rod shape-determining protein MreC: MGDFFRSAKFKILAGVFIVLLAFMLRAAWTGGLSPIISSAVGFVVTPLQRVSASISDTVRGYFERYTRADEIALENEQLHAEVNELRRQLVDYEQSKKENEMLKQFLDLKEQNPDFVLEPASVVARDPNDRFYSFTIDKGSLNGVSLHDPVVSADGLVGRVKEVGLNYSKVLTILDVAVDAGAYDVRTRDIGIIGGSIDLVDKGYCKMSYLPRESGAAAGDLVVTTGGGIFPKDLVIGRITRIADEAGGISLYAEIEPAADIPNLTDVMIIKAYDGQEEQPDE; the protein is encoded by the coding sequence TTGGGAGACTTTTTTAGAAGCGCAAAATTTAAAATACTTGCCGGTGTGTTCATCGTGCTGCTCGCCTTCATGCTGCGGGCCGCGTGGACCGGCGGCCTTTCCCCGATCATCTCCTCGGCGGTCGGGTTTGTTGTCACGCCGCTGCAGAGGGTTTCGGCTTCGATTTCCGATACGGTGCGCGGCTACTTTGAACGCTATACCAGAGCGGACGAGATCGCGCTGGAGAATGAGCAACTGCACGCGGAGGTGAATGAGCTGCGCCGCCAGCTGGTTGATTACGAGCAGTCGAAGAAGGAAAACGAGATGCTCAAGCAGTTTCTTGACCTCAAGGAACAGAACCCTGACTTCGTCCTGGAGCCGGCCTCGGTGGTCGCGCGCGACCCGAACGACCGATTCTATTCCTTCACGATCGACAAGGGCTCGCTGAACGGCGTGAGCCTGCACGACCCGGTGGTTTCAGCCGACGGGCTGGTCGGGCGGGTCAAGGAGGTCGGCCTCAACTATTCAAAGGTGCTCACAATCCTGGATGTCGCGGTCGATGCGGGCGCTTATGATGTGCGCACCCGTGATATCGGCATCATCGGCGGCTCGATCGACCTGGTGGACAAGGGATACTGCAAAATGAGCTACCTGCCGCGGGAAAGCGGAGCGGCGGCGGGGGATCTTGTGGTGACGACCGGCGGCGGCATCTTCCCGAAGGACCTTGTGATCGGCAGGATCACCCGCATCGCGGACGAGGCCGGCGGCATTTCGCTCTACGCGGAAATCGAACCGGCTGCCGATATCCCAAACCTCACCGACGTGATGATCATCAAGGCGTACGACGGGCAGGAGGAACAGCCGGATGAATAA
- a CDS encoding Maf family protein gives MENTKVKNRRVVLASQSPRRQELLKFLFEDFEVRVSDADESLPDATPPAKAVETLALRKARAVAADCPGALVIGSDTVVAIDGLILGKPDDPEEAAAMLRRLSGRVHEVYTGAALCLGGRETVFHVCTGVEFCPLSDAEIAWYLSTGEPFDKAGSYGIQGYGARYIKGVRGDYFTVMGLPVNRLYAEIGEFAKEYLTEK, from the coding sequence ATGGAAAACACGAAGGTGAAGAATAGGCGGGTGGTGCTGGCTTCCCAGTCCCCGCGCAGGCAGGAACTTTTGAAGTTCCTGTTCGAGGATTTTGAAGTCCGGGTATCAGACGCGGACGAAAGCCTGCCGGACGCAACTCCGCCCGCCAAGGCGGTCGAAACGCTCGCTTTGCGCAAGGCGCGGGCAGTGGCGGCGGACTGTCCGGGCGCGCTGGTGATTGGCTCGGATACGGTGGTGGCGATCGATGGGCTGATCCTGGGCAAGCCGGATGATCCCGAAGAGGCCGCCGCGATGCTTCGCAGGCTCTCCGGGCGGGTACATGAAGTTTACACCGGCGCGGCGCTTTGCCTTGGCGGACGGGAAACAGTGTTCCATGTCTGTACCGGCGTGGAATTCTGCCCGCTCAGCGACGCGGAGATCGCCTGGTATCTCTCAACCGGCGAGCCGTTCGACAAAGCGGGCTCCTATGGCATCCAGGGGTATGGCGCGCGGTATATCAAAGGCGTTCGCGGGGATTATTTCACCGTGATGGGGCTGCCGGTCAACCGCCTATATGCAGAAATTGGGGAATTCGCCAAAGAATACTTGACCGAAAAATGA
- a CDS encoding U32 family peptidase — translation MPVNQPEILAPAGGPQALAAAVLCGADSVYLGAGAFNARRNAENFTMENLAETVRYCHIRGVRVYLTLNIVLLENEIPRFLAAAQAACEAGVDAVIVQDLGAARLLQRHCPALRMHASTQMAVHNPDGVRMLEDLGFRRVVLARECSKDEIARIAAATPLEIELFVHGALCMCVSGQCYMSSVLGQRSGNRGLCAQPCRLAFSSSAREYALSLKDMSLISRMDEVRALGVHSLKIEGRMKRPEYVAAAVTACRSALAGEAVDLNALQAVFSRGGFTDGYFTGKRTIDMFGVRGKEDVTAAAGVLKQLENRYTDPRKQVQKVGVEFAFAMKPGQKAFLSAYDCDGNSVCTEGPVPENAVNKPTDEARVKASLEKTGGTPYHVENVRCSISPGLMLPASALNAMRRESLTQLDETRGTLRPIPWQAAGREAPAPRISARRPALRARLAAMAQLTPSIRKRAALITLPAPELLKLCESGAEDCMDRLCAGVPRIQFSGQEETKAQLAKLWEYGVRHAEVGNLGAIGLVSGMGFALHGEAFLNAANSEAVQALAGMGLRDLTLSFELSLAAAKHLPEEIPCGVAAYGFLPLMTVRNCPVRLSAGCARCKKGEAALTDRKGNKLRTTCAYGCSEILNPVPLYMGDRLEELSGFDFVSLQFTVESPEECEQIFLDYENGGEPRGAFTRGLLYKTIL, via the coding sequence ATGCCGGTGAACCAGCCTGAAATCCTGGCGCCCGCGGGCGGCCCACAGGCGCTTGCGGCGGCGGTGCTCTGCGGCGCGGATTCGGTCTATCTTGGAGCCGGCGCGTTCAACGCCCGCCGCAACGCGGAAAATTTTACAATGGAAAATCTGGCGGAAACGGTCCGTTACTGCCACATCCGGGGTGTCAGGGTTTACCTGACGCTCAATATTGTTTTACTCGAAAACGAGATCCCGCGGTTCCTCGCGGCGGCGCAGGCGGCCTGTGAGGCCGGGGTAGACGCGGTGATCGTGCAGGATTTGGGCGCGGCTAGGCTTTTGCAGAGACATTGCCCGGCGCTGCGGATGCATGCCTCCACCCAGATGGCTGTGCACAATCCCGACGGCGTCCGCATGCTCGAGGACCTTGGCTTTCGGCGTGTGGTACTTGCGCGCGAGTGTTCCAAAGACGAGATTGCCCGAATTGCCGCCGCCACGCCGCTCGAAATCGAGCTGTTTGTGCACGGCGCACTGTGCATGTGTGTGTCCGGCCAGTGCTACATGTCCTCGGTGCTCGGCCAGCGCAGCGGGAACCGCGGACTCTGTGCCCAGCCGTGCAGGCTGGCGTTTTCCTCGTCCGCGCGGGAATATGCGCTCTCTCTGAAGGACATGAGCCTCATCTCCCGCATGGACGAAGTGCGGGCGCTTGGGGTGCATTCGCTCAAGATTGAAGGCCGCATGAAGCGGCCGGAGTATGTTGCCGCGGCCGTGACCGCCTGCCGGTCGGCGCTGGCAGGGGAAGCGGTCGATCTCAATGCTTTACAAGCGGTATTTTCCAGGGGCGGATTTACGGATGGTTATTTTACCGGCAAGCGTACCATTGATATGTTCGGGGTGCGCGGCAAGGAGGACGTCACCGCCGCCGCGGGGGTCCTAAAGCAGCTCGAGAATCGCTATACCGACCCGCGCAAGCAGGTGCAGAAGGTTGGCGTGGAGTTTGCTTTTGCGATGAAACCCGGCCAGAAGGCGTTCCTGTCCGCTTACGATTGTGACGGGAACAGCGTGTGTACCGAAGGCCCGGTGCCGGAAAATGCCGTCAATAAGCCGACTGACGAGGCCCGCGTGAAAGCGAGCCTTGAAAAGACCGGAGGCACGCCCTATCATGTAGAAAATGTCCGGTGCTCCATTTCGCCGGGGCTGATGCTGCCCGCGTCAGCGCTCAACGCGATGCGCCGTGAGTCCCTTACGCAGCTTGATGAAACCCGCGGAACTTTGCGCCCGATCCCGTGGCAAGCCGCCGGGCGCGAAGCGCCCGCGCCGCGTATAAGTGCGCGGCGGCCTGCGCTGCGGGCGCGGCTTGCCGCGATGGCGCAGCTGACCCCGTCCATCCGAAAACGCGCGGCGCTCATCACTCTGCCGGCGCCGGAACTGCTCAAGCTCTGCGAAAGCGGCGCGGAGGACTGCATGGACCGTCTCTGCGCGGGCGTGCCGCGCATCCAGTTTTCCGGGCAGGAGGAGACGAAAGCGCAGCTCGCAAAACTGTGGGAATACGGCGTGCGGCATGCCGAGGTGGGGAATCTCGGCGCAATCGGGCTTGTGTCCGGTATGGGATTTGCGCTGCATGGAGAAGCTTTCCTCAACGCGGCCAATTCCGAAGCTGTGCAGGCGCTCGCTGGGATGGGGCTCCGTGACCTGACCCTTTCCTTTGAACTGAGCCTTGCGGCGGCAAAACATCTTCCGGAGGAGATCCCCTGTGGGGTTGCGGCCTATGGATTCCTGCCGCTGATGACGGTGCGCAACTGCCCGGTGCGGCTTTCCGCCGGGTGTGCCCGCTGCAAAAAGGGGGAAGCTGCGCTCACCGACCGCAAAGGCAACAAATTGCGGACAACCTGCGCCTATGGGTGCAGTGAAATTCTCAATCCGGTGCCACTTTATATGGGAGACCGGCTGGAGGAACTTTCCGGGTTCGATTTCGTCTCTTTACAGTTTACGGTCGAAAGCCCGGAAGAATGCGAACAGATTTTTCTGGACTATGAAAATGGGGGTGAACCGCGCGGAGCGTTCACCCGCGGGCTGCTCTATAAAACGATCCTGTAG
- a CDS encoding DUF4321 domain-containing protein, with protein sequence MRRALIGIFYTVAAVIVGALAAAIAANVPFLSWLAFGKSIGLPVDTPMVLDLSVVKVAFGFEVGVTVAHILAFIGAFFGYKYTIKAMHLNGKHEGEE encoded by the coding sequence ATGCGAAGGGCGCTGATAGGAATTTTTTATACTGTGGCGGCGGTGATCGTGGGCGCGCTGGCCGCGGCGATCGCGGCGAACGTGCCGTTTCTCAGCTGGCTGGCCTTTGGCAAGAGCATCGGCCTGCCGGTGGACACCCCGATGGTGCTCGATCTATCGGTTGTGAAGGTCGCATTCGGATTCGAGGTCGGTGTGACGGTCGCGCATATCCTGGCGTTCATTGGGGCATTTTTCGGATATAAATATACGATAAAGGCGATGCATCTGAATGGAAAACACGAAGGTGAAGAATAG
- a CDS encoding cell division protein ZapA, translated as MNAANRVRVLINGVHYTIATVEPEEYVQNLAQELDEQIKAILEKNPTISFNDVMVLCAINYMDAYKRSEENADRMRSQITEYLEDAAKARIELDEVKRENAHLRRQLDGQELKGQIKDMKV; from the coding sequence ATGAATGCAGCAAACCGGGTCCGCGTGCTCATCAATGGGGTGCATTATACCATTGCCACAGTCGAACCGGAAGAATATGTACAGAATCTCGCGCAGGAGCTGGATGAGCAGATCAAAGCGATCCTCGAAAAGAATCCGACCATCTCATTCAACGATGTGATGGTCCTGTGCGCCATCAATTATATGGACGCCTACAAGCGCAGCGAGGAAAATGCCGACCGGATGCGCTCTCAGATCACCGAATATCTGGAAGACGCAGCAAAGGCGCGCATCGAGCTCGACGAGGTCAAGCGGGAGAACGCCCATCTGCGCCGCCAGCTTGACGGCCAGGAGCTGAAGGGCCAGATAAAGGATATGAAAGTTTGA
- a CDS encoding rod shape-determining protein, with protein sequence MFSKDIGIDLGTANTLIFMKGKGIIMREPSVVAVDTRNDTMLYAGNQAKEVIGRTPGSIVAVRPLKDGVIADFDVTASMLQYFIKRALNNSILARPRVIICIPSGVTAVERRAVKEASFKAGAKHVSIIEEPMAAAIGAQLPVAEATGSMVVDIGGGTSEVAVISLGGIVAARSVRVGGDELDASIIQYIKRKYNLLIGERTAEDIKIGIGSAYPLEEEATMDIKGRDLMDGLPKNIQITSEEIREALADPLSMVLDAIRTTLEKTPPELSADIIDHGITLTGGGALLRGLDSLIERETGMPVHIAENPLDCVAMGTGKVLDDIDNLRKLLADDDKSY encoded by the coding sequence ATGTTTTCGAAAGACATTGGAATAGATTTGGGCACCGCAAACACCCTCATCTTTATGAAGGGAAAAGGAATCATCATGCGGGAGCCCTCGGTCGTGGCGGTTGATACCCGCAACGACACCATGCTGTACGCGGGCAATCAGGCAAAGGAAGTCATCGGGCGCACACCGGGCAGTATTGTGGCGGTCCGGCCCTTGAAAGACGGCGTTATCGCCGATTTCGACGTCACTGCCTCGATGCTCCAGTATTTCATCAAGCGGGCGCTCAACAACTCGATCCTGGCGCGCCCGCGGGTGATCATCTGCATCCCCTCCGGCGTCACGGCGGTCGAGCGCCGCGCGGTCAAGGAGGCCTCCTTCAAAGCCGGCGCGAAACACGTTTCAATCATCGAGGAACCCATGGCGGCCGCGATCGGCGCGCAGCTTCCTGTGGCGGAGGCCACGGGAAGCATGGTGGTCGACATCGGCGGCGGCACCAGCGAGGTCGCGGTGATTTCGCTCGGCGGCATTGTGGCGGCGCGTTCGGTGCGCGTGGGAGGCGATGAGCTGGACGCTTCGATCATCCAGTATATCAAACGCAAATACAACCTCCTCATCGGTGAACGCACCGCCGAGGACATCAAGATCGGAATCGGTTCGGCTTATCCGCTCGAGGAGGAAGCCACCATGGACATCAAGGGCCGCGATCTGATGGACGGCCTGCCCAAGAACATTCAGATCACTTCGGAGGAGATCCGCGAGGCGCTTGCCGACCCGCTTTCGATGGTGCTCGACGCGATCCGCACCACGCTTGAAAAAACCCCGCCGGAACTTTCCGCGGACATTATCGACCACGGCATCACCCTCACCGGCGGCGGCGCCCTGCTGCGCGGGCTCGATTCGCTCATCGAGCGGGAAACGGGCATGCCGGTACATATTGCGGAAAACCCGCTCGACTGCGTCGCAATGGGCACCGGCAAGGTGCTTGACGACATCGATAATCTGCGCAAGCTGCTTGCAGACGACGACAAAAGTTACTAA
- a CDS encoding glycogen/starch/alpha-glucan phosphorylase — MDTNKHYSTEVLKNLILDTIKSDMLIDPEHASDEAYYEACCRVVREILAEKLKIFSAHYNARAEKKVYYMSMEFLMGRSLKNSLYNLDIQDAMTKALDELDIDIDRMYALEPDAGLGNGGLGRLAACYLDAMATLELPAMGYSILYEYGIFKQRIIDGWQTETPDYWLPGGSVWLKVKPDRTVPVHFGGRIEEGWENGHHWVNHVDYQTVYAVPHDMYVPGFESDGVGVLRLWKAQSPGFDMESFNRGDYVNAVGGAAAAEAISKVLYPNDNHTEGKMLRLKQQYFLVAASISDIVRRHITLYGTIDNFAEKNAVQINDTHPTLAIPELMRVLLDDCGYDWDRSWDIVTRTFAYTNHTVMSEALEKWGEDIFRNLLPRIYQIVQEIDRRFCDDLREKYHYDQYDIDRMRVIYDFQVRMANLAVIASHSVNGVSALHSQIIKDSVFHDFYLLTPYKFKNVTNGIASRRWLYQSNPGLTSLLNETIGDGWLKNMSELHRFSKFADDKNLLKKLAAVKLENKERLAKYVLETSGVAVNCNSIFDVQVKRLHEYKRQHLNALHILTEYLWLKENPNADFAPKTYIFGAKAAPGYFLAKQIIKFICTLRDLIEADPVIREKLRIVFLENYSVTISEILMPASEISEQISLAGTEASGTGNMKLMLNGAITLGTLDGANVEIKEHVGDENILIFGMTTPEVNHIKTAGYNPNDYYNRNPALRRAIDLLLSGLDGQQFPDIANSLRYNDPYMVLADFASYSDIQQEASRRYRDAIGWQRMSLMNIAASGFFCADRSIHDYSREIWNLRK; from the coding sequence ATGGATACAAATAAGCATTACAGCACCGAGGTCCTCAAGAACCTGATCCTCGACACGATCAAAAGCGATATGCTCATCGACCCGGAGCACGCTTCCGACGAGGCTTATTACGAGGCCTGCTGCCGTGTGGTGCGCGAAATTCTCGCGGAAAAACTCAAAATCTTCTCCGCGCATTACAACGCCCGCGCGGAAAAGAAAGTCTATTACATGAGCATGGAATTTCTCATGGGGCGTTCGCTCAAAAACAGCCTCTATAACCTCGATATCCAGGACGCCATGACCAAGGCGCTCGACGAACTCGACATCGATATTGACCGGATGTACGCGCTCGAACCGGACGCGGGACTCGGCAACGGCGGTCTCGGCCGGCTCGCGGCCTGCTACCTCGACGCGATGGCCACGCTGGAGCTGCCCGCCATGGGGTATTCGATCCTCTATGAATACGGTATCTTCAAGCAGCGGATCATCGACGGCTGGCAGACCGAAACCCCCGATTACTGGCTGCCCGGCGGCAGCGTCTGGCTCAAGGTGAAGCCCGACCGCACCGTTCCGGTTCACTTTGGCGGCCGGATTGAGGAGGGCTGGGAAAACGGCCACCACTGGGTCAATCATGTCGATTATCAGACGGTCTACGCCGTTCCGCACGATATGTACGTCCCCGGCTTTGAGAGCGACGGGGTGGGCGTCCTGCGGCTTTGGAAGGCCCAGAGCCCGGGCTTCGATATGGAGAGCTTCAACCGCGGCGACTATGTGAACGCGGTCGGCGGCGCGGCCGCGGCCGAGGCCATCTCCAAAGTGCTCTACCCGAACGACAACCACACCGAGGGCAAAATGCTGCGTTTAAAACAGCAGTATTTCCTCGTCGCGGCCTCGATTTCGGACATCGTGCGCCGCCACATCACCCTCTACGGCACCATCGACAACTTTGCCGAGAAGAACGCCGTTCAGATCAACGACACCCATCCGACCCTCGCCATTCCCGAGTTGATGCGGGTGCTGCTCGACGACTGCGGCTACGACTGGGACCGTTCCTGGGACATCGTGACCCGCACCTTTGCCTACACCAACCACACGGTCATGTCCGAGGCGCTCGAGAAGTGGGGAGAGGACATCTTCCGCAACCTTTTGCCGCGCATCTACCAGATCGTACAGGAGATCGACCGCCGTTTCTGCGACGACCTGCGGGAAAAATACCACTATGACCAGTATGATATCGACCGCATGCGGGTGATCTATGATTTCCAGGTGCGCATGGCGAACCTGGCGGTCATCGCTTCCCATAGTGTCAACGGCGTGTCCGCCCTGCACAGCCAGATCATCAAGGACAGCGTCTTCCACGATTTCTATCTGCTTACGCCGTATAAGTTTAAGAACGTGACCAACGGCATCGCCTCCCGGCGCTGGCTTTACCAGTCAAACCCGGGTCTGACCAGCCTGCTCAATGAGACCATCGGCGACGGATGGCTCAAAAACATGTCCGAACTGCACCGGTTCAGCAAGTTTGCAGACGATAAAAACCTGCTGAAAAAGCTGGCGGCCGTCAAGCTTGAAAACAAGGAACGGCTCGCCAAATATGTGCTGGAAACCTCCGGTGTGGCGGTCAACTGCAATTCGATCTTTGACGTGCAGGTCAAGCGTCTGCACGAATATAAGCGCCAGCATCTGAACGCGCTGCACATTCTCACCGAATACCTCTGGCTCAAGGAAAACCCCAATGCGGACTTTGCCCCCAAAACCTATATTTTCGGCGCGAAAGCGGCGCCCGGGTATTTCCTCGCCAAGCAGATCATCAAATTCATCTGCACTCTGCGCGACCTCATCGAAGCCGACCCCGTCATCCGTGAAAAGCTACGGATCGTGTTTCTTGAGAATTACAGCGTCACCATCTCGGAGATCCTGATGCCGGCTTCCGAAATTTCCGAGCAGATCTCGCTGGCGGGCACCGAGGCATCCGGCACCGGAAACATGAAGCTGATGTTAAACGGCGCGATCACCCTCGGAACGCTCGACGGCGCGAATGTTGAAATTAAAGAGCATGTCGGCGACGAGAACATCCTCATCTTTGGCATGACCACGCCTGAGGTGAACCACATAAAGACGGCCGGCTACAATCCGAACGATTACTATAACCGCAATCCCGCGCTGCGCCGGGCGATCGACCTGCTGCTCTCCGGCCTTGACGGACAGCAGTTCCCGGATATCGCCAATTCCCTGCGCTACAACGACCCGTATATGGTGCTTGCCGACTTCGCGTCCTACAGCGACATCCAACAGGAGGCCTCCCGCCGTTACCGCGACGCCATAGGCTGGCAGCGGATGAGCCTCATGAATATCGCGGCTTCCGGCTTCTTCTGCGCCGACCGTTCGATCCACGATTACAGCCGCGAAATCTGGAACCTGCGCAAATGA